The Marivirga salinae DNA window TTCAATATAAACTAAATTCGGTCCATCAGGCTGTCCACGAAACTCAGCCACCTGAAAGCCTTCTTCGCTATTATATTCTAGACCTGTTGCCGTACTTAATACTCCCGGCCCTTTGGCTGTCGGGTTGCCACTGCCGCAAGCAAACAATAAAGCTACTGCTACTGCAAGCATGGCATGTTGGATTCTAAACACACACTTTTTCATATCCTGTTATTGTATTCGTTTAATATACACTGTTTAATCACTTATATATCAATGCAATATATAAATAATTGGTAAATATAAGCTTACCAAACACTAAATTCAACTATTAAAATGAAATTTTAAAGTATTTTAATACAAATTCGACCAATATGTAATAATTTTAAATCAGTTACACTAAAACGTCTATCGGATTTGCTTTATTGTTTCACTCTTCTGTCCAAACTTTAGTGCCCTCCGTACAATTCGTGCAAATATCGATCTCACTTCTCGATTTTAAAAGCTTATTTCTAAATTCCTGATAAGCATCTCCAGTCCAGATAGAAGCAAAACTATCCCGATTCAAATTTCCAAGTTGATGAGTGGCATCTTTATCGAAACAACAAGGGACAACTCTTCCATCCCAAGTTACGACACAACTGTGCCACATTTTCCAACATTGGTTTAACAATTTATTTTTAATAGCATAAAATCCGTTCTCTAATTTTCTATATCGACTGTATTTCGGGTTATCAGGAATTAGCGGAGAACCATTTTTATAGTCATATATCTGTGCTGTTTTTAATTTCACCTCATCTACCCCCAATTCATCCGCCAATTTATAGATCTCAGGAATATCCTGCTCATTGGGTTTCACTACCAAAAACTGAAAAATAATATGTGGTGTATTAGATTTCAACTCTTTCTTCCATTTCACCACATTTCTAGTTCCTTCTAATACTTTTTCTAGCTTTCCTCCTATTCTATAGGATTCATAAGTTTCCTGTGTAGCTCCATCAATTGAGATAATTAATCTATCCAAACCACTTTCCACCGTTTTTTTGGCTATCTCATCATCCAAAAAATGGGCATTAGTTGAGGTGGCAGTGTAAATATTATGCTTTGAGGCAATTTTTACTAAATCCAAAAAATTCTTATTGACATAAGGCTCTCCTTGAAAATAAAACAACATATAAATTAAATGCTCCTTTAATTGCATTAACATATTCTCAAAAGTCTCAGCTTTTAACATTCCTACCGGGCGTGAAAAGGAACGCAAACCGCTGGGGCATTCAGGACATCTTAAATTACAAGAAGTTGTAGGCTCAATAGCTATTGAAATTGGTTTTCCTTTTATTCGGGAAACTTTAGCATTTTTGGATTGATGATAGCTTGACCATAATAAAAAGGCGTTCATCGCTTTTTTAAAAGTTATCTTTTTCAGTAGATTAAGGCTATCTTTAAAATGCATTTTTTATATTTTGATGCTCAACGCAAAAACGAACTTAATAAATACCCATGAACTTTAAAGCAATCCTTCGATTAATTCCCTGGATAATTGTCTTAGTACTTTTAGTTTTTCTATGGCTCAAAAGATTAGGGGATTTTACCACTCCGGAAAAAAGTCAATTTGAAAGCACTTTAGTCCTTCAAGAAATAGAAAAGCTTGGCAAATTAGAACTGGTGAAATATAACTATAAGGAAGTAGTTGAAATGGAGAATGTAGCCAAGCGCTATCTAGACTTAGGTTATTTCTATATTCCAGGTGGGCAAGACCAGAAAGCGATTCTAATTGCTCAAGGAGAAGCCGTTGCTTGTATTGATTTACAAAAAATCAAAAAAGAAGATATAGAATTAAAACAGGATACCTTGATTGTAAATCTACCCCAGCCTGAAATTTGTTATTACAAAGTGAATTTACAGAATAGTAAATTTTATGATTTAAAAACTAGCTCCGACAATAAAAAAGCAGCCGATTTTGTGGATGAGGTCTATGCAAAAGCAGAGGCACAAATTAAAGATGCCGCTCTTCAGTCTGGAATATTGGCAGATGCCAAAAATATGAGCAGTAGCGTGTTGAAACCTTTCTTAGAAAATATTACAGGCGTCACTGTTATTTTGAATTTTTCTGAAAAACCGGAGGCTATTCGGTTTGAGTTGGATTAGGGATGGATCCGAGCTGGGAAGCTCGCACCAGCGGTGAAAGTTGGAAGATGGAAGCTAGGAGTCGGAAGTTTGAGGTACGAGCTGGGAAGCTTGCACAAGCGGTTGGATGTTGGGTGATGGGTGTAGGATGATTAGGTCAGTACCGCAGGTCAGACCGGAAATAGAAGAAAATGGAATAAAATATGTCTAAAAGAGATATAGATTTTTTATAGAGGCAGTGCATACCCTGCCTCTACAAGAAAAAATCACCTCTCCAAAAATTCACCTAATAACGATCCCCCTTCTTTTCTGGAGTTTTTGCTGTAAGGCGCTATGGCTTGTATTAATTTTCTAATAGGCATAGACTGTAACCATACTTTCCCTGTACCTCTTAAAGTGGCTAAGAATATTCCCTCACCACCAAAAAGCATAGATTTAATGCCTCCACTGGTTTGAATATCAAAATCTAAAGATGATTCATAAGCCACCACGCATCCCGTATCCACTTTTAAAGTTTCGTTGTTCAGCTGCTTTTCAATAACTGTTCCTCCGGCATGTACAAAAGCTCTTCCATTTCCTTGGAGCTTTTGCAGGATAAAGCCTTCGCCACCTAATAAACCAGATCCGATTTTTCTATTTAATGTGATGGAAACTTTTGTTCCCATGGCCGCACATAAGAATCCGTCTTTTTGTACGATCACCTCATTATTGTAGTGGTTTTTCAAATCCAAGGCAATAACGGTTCCTGGGTAAGGACCTGCAAAAGCTACATGTGCTTTTCCTTGTCCTTGATGAGTAAAATGCGTCATAAATAAGGACTCGCCAGTAAATATTCGGCTTCCAGCAGACATTAGTTTGCCTAAAAAGCCTTCATTTGGGTTGGAACCATCACCCATTTTGGTTTCAAATAAAATGGAGTCATCCATATAAACCATAGCTCCTGCTTCCGCTATTACAGTTTCCTGTGGATCTAATTCGATTTCCACTAGTTGAACTCCATCTCCTAAAATTTTATAATCTACTTCGTGTGATTGTGCATGCATAATTTTAAAGTTTATGAGGCTAAAATAATAAATTATTCATAAACCAATTGCATTTGCACTCTTCTGTTTTGGGCTTGGCCTTCTTTTGTTTCATTAGTGGACAGCGGTTCACTTTCACCTTTGGCAACCAACTTAATTTTGCTTTTAGACACTCCATTTTTATACAATATCATTCCAATTCTTTTAGCACGATCATAGGATAGCTTCATATTATACTCCTCTGTGCCTATCCCATCAGTATGGCCGGTTAATTTTACTTTCACTCTATCATTTTGCCTTAATATCTCAGTCATTTCGCGAATGTATTTTTCGTCTTCTTTGCTGAGATTGATATCATCAAAGTCAAAATGAAAATCATAACTTAAATCTTCCAATTCATGAGGAAGATAGGTGACAACTCCTGCTGAAGTATTAACTTTTATAGTTTCAATTTCATGTTCATCATCTTCCCTTATTTGATTTTCCGTAGTATCTTCTTCTTTTTTGTTTTTCGTATTGTCAGATTTCTGTTCTTCATCATCATTTTCCTTATCTTCAGAGGGTTCTGAATTGAATCTGAAATTACTTTTTCGCTTTGGTCTTTTTAGTCTTTTGATGGAAAGCATTACTTCAAAAGTGCTATTATTACTGATGTTATTTTTCAGGATATTAAGGTCATAGCTCCCTCCTATTGAAATATTTTCAGATTCATAAACTGCCCCTAACATAAAATTATTTGCGGTAGAATATCTCATCATGGTTTTAATTGATTCCGTTCGCATATTACCAATAGCATAGCTAAAGGATGGGCCAGTAATTAATTCCGTAACTGGCCCTTCGTGGCGTATAAGCAAATCTTGCTTGATATGCCATTGATAATTCTCCATTATGGTGGCTGAGGCAGTTAACATTGATAAAAATGGAGATCTATTCTTACTATTTTCGTAAAAAGAATTTTCTGGCTTGTTTAAATTATGAAGTGCATAACTTGCTGAAAACAAACTTTTACCATAACGATCGAGCTTTTGCCAATGGAGACCTAAAGCAAAAGAAATATAATTTTTATTTATAACGCTCTGATTTTCTCCGCTTGGCAAACTGGTGTCGAATCCAAAATATTCAACATATTGACTACCGGTTGTCAATTGATTTGTTTTAAGCGTCTTACTTTGAAAATTTGAATTGAGTCCTATTGACATCTCAGAATATTTACTCAAAGGAACATTTATAGCATAAGAAGCACTTATTTGATTGAAAGAATAGATATCAATACCATTACTTTGGTCATTCATTAATGAAACCGAAAGACCCGACCATCTTCTTTCCTCATTGAAAAAGGGTTGATTAAATTCAGCATAGGAGGTCATGAATTCAATATCTTCAGTAGTATATTGATTTCTGAATATGAAAGTCCCGCTCTGATAATCATCAGTAGAAGCAAAAGCAGGGTTCACTCTATTAGGAGTGTATTTATACAAAGAATGCATGAAATTTTGCCCTAATAAACTTCCTGCCATTAAACCCAAAAAAATTGTGATGAATGCTTTCTTCATGACGGTTTATTTACTGAGTAAAACCTTTCCTTTTTGATTCCCATTGAGTTGAATAGGTGCTCCATCACTATAACTTCCCCTTACTTGCCAAAAGTAAATACCTGCTTCAGCTTTACTTCCTGCTTTTGACCCATCCCAGCCAGAAGTATTCATCATTTCATGATTATTGGTCTTGAAAACAATATTACCTTCCCTGTCATAAATTATAAATTCAAATTGAGCCACATCCACTAGCCCATAAATCCGCAAATTGTCATTTTTTGAATCGCCATTAGGGGTAAATAATTCAGGGATAAAGGCTTCCTGCAGTACTTTTACTTCCACAGAATCATAAGTAACACAACCAAGAGCCGAAACCCCTTTTACTGTGAATTTTGTAGTGACTTGTGGTGAGGCAACTGGATTAGATATGTTGTTTTGACCTAATGCCTGACTTGGATTCCATTCATATTCTGCAGCTCCAATAGCATTCAATTGAACACTTCCGCCTCTCTTGATTTCAACAGTATTATTGGTAATCTCTACTTTACTATTGTCAATATTTATGGAGAATTGACCTTCAATTAAGCAGCCATTTAAGTAAGCTTCAAAGCTGATCAACTCATTTTTCTCTATGAAAATACTAGTTGAAAATTTATTAGAAATAAAGCCTGACGTTGCAGAAAACCACTTTAGGCTATCTACTTGCTGAGGGAAGTTTAAAGCTACTTCTTCAGCTTCACATATTACAATATCCTCAATCTTAAAATCAGATTCATCAATTATTTGAATTTTGTAACTTTGATAGCTCCCACAATCTACATAATCAACATCTCTTGCGTAAATTATCTCACCCATACTTACTTCCAATGTCAAGGTATCTGATGTGCCTAAAAATCCCTTTTGTTCAGAATACCAATATCGCATTACAGATGAATCTCCCAATGTAATGGTTTTACCAATGCATGTATTCATCAAGTTTTCAGTTATAGATTCACATATTTCAAATTCACCACATGCTATGT harbors:
- a CDS encoding PorP/SprF family type IX secretion system membrane protein is translated as MKKAFITIFLGLMAGSLLGQNFMHSLYKYTPNRVNPAFASTDDYQSGTFIFRNQYTTEDIEFMTSYAEFNQPFFNEERRWSGLSVSLMNDQSNGIDIYSFNQISASYAINVPLSKYSEMSIGLNSNFQSKTLKTNQLTTGSQYVEYFGFDTSLPSGENQSVINKNYISFALGLHWQKLDRYGKSLFSASYALHNLNKPENSFYENSKNRSPFLSMLTASATIMENYQWHIKQDLLIRHEGPVTELITGPSFSYAIGNMRTESIKTMMRYSTANNFMLGAVYESENISIGGSYDLNILKNNISNNSTFEVMLSIKRLKRPKRKSNFRFNSEPSEDKENDDEEQKSDNTKNKKEEDTTENQIREDDEHEIETIKVNTSAGVVTYLPHELEDLSYDFHFDFDDINLSKEDEKYIREMTEILRQNDRVKVKLTGHTDGIGTEEYNMKLSYDRAKRIGMILYKNGVSKSKIKLVAKGESEPLSTNETKEGQAQNRRVQMQLVYE
- a CDS encoding TIGR00266 family protein, with the translated sequence MHAQSHEVDYKILGDGVQLVEIELDPQETVIAEAGAMVYMDDSILFETKMGDGSNPNEGFLGKLMSAGSRIFTGESLFMTHFTHQGQGKAHVAFAGPYPGTVIALDLKNHYNNEVIVQKDGFLCAAMGTKVSITLNRKIGSGLLGGEGFILQKLQGNGRAFVHAGGTVIEKQLNNETLKVDTGCVVAYESSLDFDIQTSGGIKSMLFGGEGIFLATLRGTGKVWLQSMPIRKLIQAIAPYSKNSRKEGGSLLGEFLER
- a CDS encoding DUF4230 domain-containing protein — its product is MNFKAILRLIPWIIVLVLLVFLWLKRLGDFTTPEKSQFESTLVLQEIEKLGKLELVKYNYKEVVEMENVAKRYLDLGYFYIPGGQDQKAILIAQGEAVACIDLQKIKKEDIELKQDTLIVNLPQPEICYYKVNLQNSKFYDLKTSSDNKKAADFVDEVYAKAEAQIKDAALQSGILADAKNMSSSVLKPFLENITGVTVILNFSEKPEAIRFELD
- a CDS encoding radical SAM/SPASM domain-containing protein, with product MHFKDSLNLLKKITFKKAMNAFLLWSSYHQSKNAKVSRIKGKPISIAIEPTTSCNLRCPECPSGLRSFSRPVGMLKAETFENMLMQLKEHLIYMLFYFQGEPYVNKNFLDLVKIASKHNIYTATSTNAHFLDDEIAKKTVESGLDRLIISIDGATQETYESYRIGGKLEKVLEGTRNVVKWKKELKSNTPHIIFQFLVVKPNEQDIPEIYKLADELGVDEVKLKTAQIYDYKNGSPLIPDNPKYSRYRKLENGFYAIKNKLLNQCWKMWHSCVVTWDGRVVPCCFDKDATHQLGNLNRDSFASIWTGDAYQEFRNKLLKSRSEIDICTNCTEGTKVWTEE